Sequence from the Theropithecus gelada isolate Dixy chromosome 20, Tgel_1.0, whole genome shotgun sequence genome:
CAATTTTTAAGAAGCAATgagtttctgaaaaaaatacaaaaaaatatatatataaaatataaaaatatatatttatcttatatatatataatataaaaattatatatttatcttatatatatatatatatatatttttttttttttttgagatggagttttgctcttgtcacccaggctggagtgcagtggtgcgatcttggcttactgcaacctgcacctcctgggttcaagtgattctcctgcctaacctcctgagtagctggaggagctttaaaaaaatattttgggggtatttttagtaaagacagggtttcacgatattggccgggctggactcgaacttctgacctcagatgacccacctgcctcacctcccaaagtgctgggattacaggtgtgagccaccatgcctggcctgaaaaaattttaatttaataccACTGCAGTGTACAAAAGACTCATTTCAATGTATAAAAGACAAAGTCCTAAAACCGCTCCCCGCATGCTGAAATGGTGCCACACAGATGGGGAACCTTGCCAAGACTTCAAAGAGACCTGTGGCCCTAAAACACTTAAGAGGTTGTCACTCCACCCTGACCTGGGCAGAGTGGCATCTGGTTGGTGGTGTCCATCTTGCATCAGTCAGGGACAAAGCAACCCCTTGTTCATCTCAGCTTGGTTTCTGGCCTGTGCCCATGCCTTGGACAAACAGAAAAAGCTTAGGAGCCGTTGCTTTTCAAGAAGATTTCACACTTTCAGGCCCCCGAAGGAAGAGTTCCAAGGGTTCCTGAGTTTTATGAAGGCAGAGCTTACAGAGTGCATACACTTTAAGCACACAGCTTGATGATTTATTTTCAAGGGTCAGCAGTCAAGAAACTCGACAGAGACAGCTCTCTCTAGCTGGTGATTTCTGGGATGTGGGGAGGAGTCTGTGTGTGCCCCTCCTGCTTCTAGAAATTCAATCTCTAACTCCCATCCCAGCTACAAGCGAAACTTTCTCCAGGGCAAATGAGGTCTATGGTGTCGGCATCCGCACTGGCCCCAGCGCTCAGCCTTGCAGACCTTCCCTGTGAGGGCTGGCAGCTGCCAGTGGCTGAGGCCTGAGTTAGCTGTTGGCGCAGACCCAGGTTCCCGAGGGGGGCGGGCTCCCTTTGTGATGTCAGCATCCTGCCCCCACTCACAGCCCCTTCACCAACCACCTCACCTCCTTGTCCAGAGAGACAGGCAACGTGAACCATGGGTTCCCGCTGTGCCAAGCTCAACACAGGCCACAGCACAGGCCACAGCACAGGCCACAGCACAGGCCACAGTATGGGCCACAGCATGGGCCATGGCCGGGGCCACGAATCCTCCATGAAGAAGCTCGTGGCCTGCGTCAGTCAAGATAACTTCTCCTTGTCATCAgagggtgaggaagaggaggaagaggaggaggaaggggaagaggaggaggaagaagagctgCCAGTGCAGGGCAAGCTGCTGCTGATGGAGCCTGAGCGGCAGGAGGAGGGCCAGGAGGACAACGCCGA
This genomic interval carries:
- the PRM3 gene encoding protamine-3, whose amino-acid sequence is MGSRCAKLNTGHSTGHSTGHSTGHSMGHSMGHGRGHESSMKKLVACVSQDNFSLSSEGEEEEEEEEEGEEEEEEELPVQGKLLLMEPERQEEGQEDNAEAQKSPESKKTHS